A DNA window from Ctenopharyngodon idella isolate HZGC_01 chromosome 8, HZGC01, whole genome shotgun sequence contains the following coding sequences:
- the snap29 gene encoding synaptosomal-associated protein 29 isoform X1, with amino-acid sequence MASDNNTLPWMSAYPKSHNPFADDDDEEDSGRAAPRRGFNFDDDPEESSLSPAERRQRQLQQEVTRTAQSAVDSSHRSLGLIYESEKVGAETAEELIRQGEALKRTERMIDNMEQDMRTSQRHINTIKSVWGGMVNYFKGKPEPPKPAQKDQPVSYEANTRLQNALVESKQQEDKYQASHPNLRKLDTSGFGASASLDNGPPDQNGYPKNKQLRAAHQQLDNNLDEMSLGLGRLKNLGLGLQAEIDDQDVSLDSLLNKVDTMDGKISSTNRQLKNLK; translated from the exons ATGGCATCTGATAACAACACTTTACCATG GATGTCTGCCTATCCCAAATCCCACAATCCTTtcgctgatgatgatgatgaagaggacTCAGGGCGCGCAGCACCGAGACGAGGCTTTAACTTCGACGATGATCCGGAGGAGAGTTCGCTGAGTCCGGCAGAGAGACGACAGAGACAGCTGCAGCAGGAAGTGACGCGTACAGCGCAGTCGGCCGTGGACAGCAGCCACCGCTCGCTCGGACTCATCTACGAATCGGAGAAGGTTGGAGCCGAGACGGCAGAG GAACTGATTCGTCAGGGTGAAGCTTTGAAAAGGACCGAGAGAATGATTGACAACATGGAGCAGGACATGAGGACGAGCCAGAGGCACATAAACACCATTAAGAGTGTGTGGGGAGGCATGGTCAACTATTTCAAAGGCAAACCTGAACCTCCCAAACCTGCACAGAAGGACCAGCCGGTGTCCTACGAGGCCAACACCAG ATTACAGAATGCACTTGTGGAGAGCAAACAGCAGGAAGACAAATATCAAGCCAGCCATCCGAACCTCAGGAAACTGGACACATCTG GATTCGGAGCTTCTGCTTCCCTGGATAACGGGCCGCCCGATCAGAACGGATATCCTAAGAACAAACAACTGCGGGCCGCACATCAACAGCTGGACAACAACCTCG ATGAAATGTCGTTGGGTCTGGGCCGACTGAAGAATCTGGGTCTGGGACTGCAGGCGGAGATCGACGACCAGGACGTTTCTCTGGACTCTTTGCTCAATAAGGTCGACACGATGGACGGCAAGATCAGCTCAACCAACCGGCAACTCAAAAACCTCAAATAG
- the snap29 gene encoding synaptosomal-associated protein 29 isoform X2, with protein sequence MSAYPKSHNPFADDDDEEDSGRAAPRRGFNFDDDPEESSLSPAERRQRQLQQEVTRTAQSAVDSSHRSLGLIYESEKVGAETAEELIRQGEALKRTERMIDNMEQDMRTSQRHINTIKSVWGGMVNYFKGKPEPPKPAQKDQPVSYEANTRLQNALVESKQQEDKYQASHPNLRKLDTSGFGASASLDNGPPDQNGYPKNKQLRAAHQQLDNNLDEMSLGLGRLKNLGLGLQAEIDDQDVSLDSLLNKVDTMDGKISSTNRQLKNLK encoded by the exons ATGTCTGCCTATCCCAAATCCCACAATCCTTtcgctgatgatgatgatgaagaggacTCAGGGCGCGCAGCACCGAGACGAGGCTTTAACTTCGACGATGATCCGGAGGAGAGTTCGCTGAGTCCGGCAGAGAGACGACAGAGACAGCTGCAGCAGGAAGTGACGCGTACAGCGCAGTCGGCCGTGGACAGCAGCCACCGCTCGCTCGGACTCATCTACGAATCGGAGAAGGTTGGAGCCGAGACGGCAGAG GAACTGATTCGTCAGGGTGAAGCTTTGAAAAGGACCGAGAGAATGATTGACAACATGGAGCAGGACATGAGGACGAGCCAGAGGCACATAAACACCATTAAGAGTGTGTGGGGAGGCATGGTCAACTATTTCAAAGGCAAACCTGAACCTCCCAAACCTGCACAGAAGGACCAGCCGGTGTCCTACGAGGCCAACACCAG ATTACAGAATGCACTTGTGGAGAGCAAACAGCAGGAAGACAAATATCAAGCCAGCCATCCGAACCTCAGGAAACTGGACACATCTG GATTCGGAGCTTCTGCTTCCCTGGATAACGGGCCGCCCGATCAGAACGGATATCCTAAGAACAAACAACTGCGGGCCGCACATCAACAGCTGGACAACAACCTCG ATGAAATGTCGTTGGGTCTGGGCCGACTGAAGAATCTGGGTCTGGGACTGCAGGCGGAGATCGACGACCAGGACGTTTCTCTGGACTCTTTGCTCAATAAGGTCGACACGATGGACGGCAAGATCAGCTCAACCAACCGGCAACTCAAAAACCTCAAATAG